The nucleotide sequence AGAAAGGGAAGGAGGACGAGCGCCACAATGAACGCCCCCAGCCAGCATTTGCTCCAGATGGTGCGGAATATCATGATATCTTCATGATAGCTTTCGCTGAAGGTTTTGCTCCGTATGGCCATGGCCTACACCCTTTCCACTTCTTCCTGGCCGAACAGGCCATATGGTCGGATCATGAGGACCAGGAAGAGAACGGCAAAGGGCGTGACATCTTTGACGCCTCCGCCGATGATCTGGTCGAGGTACCCTCCTGCCAGGTTCTCGATAATGCCGATGGCGATGCCTCCGATGATGGCCCCGGGCACGCTCTGGAGCCCCCCCAATATCACGGCGGGAAAGGCGCTGATGGCGGTAAACGTGATTCCCACATTGAGCACCATCACGTTTGCCAGAAATACCCCGGCCACACCGGCAATAACAAAGGACAGGGCCCAGGTCAGCGCAAAGACCTTCCTGATATTCACTCCCATCAACGTGGCCGTGTCCTGGTCGTTCGCCGTGGCGCGCATGCCGAGCCCCAGGCGGGCGAACTTGAAGAAAATCAGGAAACCCACCATCAGCCCGAACGAGACGATCATGGTCCAGAAATGGGTGTGGGAGAGCACGATGCCGCCCAGATGGAGAGGCTCTTTCGGAAATGGGTTGGGGAACACCTGGTTGTCATGCCCGAAAAGGATTCCCGACAGACTTCGCAGAAATATGCTGAGCCCGATGGTGATCATGACCACTGAAAAGACGGGCTCTCC is from Deltaproteobacteria bacterium and encodes:
- a CDS encoding branched-chain amino acid ABC transporter permease → MHSATSYFLELVVSGIAVGSLYALIALGFVLIFKATGVINFAQGEIIMIAAFIAFYFVTRLGLPFWLAFPATLAIVAILGMIAERLLLRPMLGEPVFSVVMITIGLSIFLRSLSGILFGHDNQVFPNPFPKEPLHLGGIVLSHTHFWTMIVSFGLMVGFLIFFKFARLGLGMRATANDQDTATLMGVNIRKVFALTWALSFVIAGVAGVFLANVMVLNVGITFTAISAFPAVILGGLQSVPGAIIGGIAIGIIENLAGGYLDQIIGGGVKDVTPFAVLFLVLMIRPYGLFGQEEVERV